Below is a window of Dehalococcoidales bacterium DNA.
TTCGTATCGCCGGTTAAATATTTCCGATGCCTTAAAAATATTTACAATGTGTGCTTCCTGCAATATGTCTTTGACTAACGATGCCCCGCGATCATTCCCGAATAGCTCTGTCATTTCATTGATATCACTTAGTCCGACTTCAAACACTCTCACTTTTTTGTTGGGTTCAAAATTAGCTTTTGCGCGGCGGGATAAAATCGGGTGGGGCTCATATATGTCGATGTGACACGAATACCTACTATATATCCTCTGTGCCCAGTCTCCGGTATACCCGC
It encodes the following:
- a CDS encoding FkbM family methyltransferase; amino-acid sequence: GYTGDWAQRIYSRYSCHIDIYEPHPILSRRAKANFEPNKKVRVFEVGLSDINEMTELFGNDRGASLVKDILQEAHIVNIFKASEIFNRRYESGIDLLKLNVEGAEYKILPDLIENYDMGKINDILIQFHRNCPDYNSQRDKIRAGLSKTHSPVFNYDYIFEHWKSEE